GACAGCTCCTGCGGCCCAAGCCGGGCGGCAACCGGCCCCGTGCCCTGGTGTTCACACTGCTCGTCCTCGAAGTAGGCATGATCGGCACGTTTCTCGCGCTCGACCTGCTGCTGTTCTTCGTGTTCTTCGAGGCCGTCCTCATCCCGATGTACTTCGTGATCGCCATCTGGGGCGGGCGCGGCAGGCGGGCGGCGGCGGGCAAGTTCATCCTCTACACGCTGCTCGGCTCCGTCGTGCTCCTGCTCGGCCTCCTTCTCATCTGGGCGCAGACCGGCACCCTGGACATGGCCGCCCTCGCCCGCGCCCGGGGGGCGGGGATGTCCCCGACGATCCAGATCCTCGCCTTCGTCGCCGTGGGCATCGGCCTGGCGGTCAAGACCCCCATGTGGCCGCTGCACACCTGGCTGCCCGCTGCCCACACCGAGGCGCCCACCGTCGGTTCGGTGCTCCTCGCGGGTGTTCTGCTCAAGATGGGCACCTATGGCTTCGCCCGTATCGCCATCCCGATCCTGCCCGGCGGCGCCTCGGCCGTGGCCCCCTGGCTCGGCGCCTTCGCGGTGATCGGCATCATCTACGGCTCTCTCGCCTGCCTGGCCCAACGCGACCTCAAGCGCATGATCGCCTACTCCTCAATCGGTCACATGGGCTTCGTCCTGCTGGGCTTCGCCACGCTCACCCCGGTCGGTGTCAACGGCGCCCTGTTCGGCAACGTCGCCCACGGCCTGATCACCGCCCTGCTGTTCTTCGTCGCCGGGGCGATCAAAGATCGCTACGGCACCACCGACATGCCCTCCCTCGGCGGTGGCATGCTGACGCGCCTGCCCCACCTCGGCTCCGTGCTCACCTTCGCCTGCGTCGCCTCCCTCGGGCTGCCCGGCCTGGCGGGTTTCTGGGGCGAGATGCTGGCCCTCCTCGGCGCCTTCGATCCCGCCACGGGGCTGTCTCGCCCGCTCTACCTGGTCTTCATGGCCGCGGGAGGCCTCGGCACCGTCCTGACCGCCGCCTACTTCCTCCTCATGCTCTCTCGCGTCACCCATGGCCGGCCCACCGAGACCATCCACGCCCCGGTGCTCGCGGCGGTGGGCGGGGGAGGCGGCAGCCGGCCGCGGCCCGCGGCGCGCACAGGGGGCGCGGGCATGCGAGACGCCATCGGCTACGAGCTGGTCACCTGGGTGCCCCTGATCGCGCTGATCCTGCTGTTCGGCCTCTGGCCGAAGACGCTTCTCCTCGTCACCGACCCGGTGGTCCAGAGCCTCCTGGGGGCGCCGTGATCCAGTCGATCGACTACTACGCGGTCGCGCCGCTGCTGGTTCTCGCGTTCACCGCCGGTCTCGTGCTGCTCCTCGACGCCTTCCTGCCCCGCGCGCCGTACGCACGGCCGCTGCTCGGTGCGGTCACCCTGGCCGGGGTGCTGGGAGCTTCGGGCATGGTGGCCGCCCAGGCCATGCGGGGCGGCGATCCGATGCGGACCTTCTGCGTGCCCGCCGGGCTGCC
Above is a genomic segment from Streptosporangium album containing:
- a CDS encoding complex I subunit 4 family protein is translated as MNWVLIALLGVPLAGAAVLLAPFWRDDAARGRLLRIHALTVSGITFALAVALAAGFDYGDATRMQFSTNLAWVPGLDLRFHLGMDGISLPLVVLTALLSFLCSVYLCWGSADGPGQLLRPKPGGNRPRALVFTLLVLEVGMIGTFLALDLLLFFVFFEAVLIPMYFVIAIWGGRGRRAAAGKFILYTLLGSVVLLLGLLLIWAQTGTLDMAALARARGAGMSPTIQILAFVAVGIGLAVKTPMWPLHTWLPAAHTEAPTVGSVLLAGVLLKMGTYGFARIAIPILPGGASAVAPWLGAFAVIGIIYGSLACLAQRDLKRMIAYSSIGHMGFVLLGFATLTPVGVNGALFGNVAHGLITALLFFVAGAIKDRYGTTDMPSLGGGMLTRLPHLGSVLTFACVASLGLPGLAGFWGEMLALLGAFDPATGLSRPLYLVFMAAGGLGTVLTAAYFLLMLSRVTHGRPTETIHAPVLAAVGGGGGSRPRPAARTGGAGMRDAIGYELVTWVPLIALILLFGLWPKTLLLVTDPVVQSLLGAP